In the genome of Dermacentor silvarum isolate Dsil-2018 chromosome 1, BIME_Dsil_1.4, whole genome shotgun sequence, one region contains:
- the LOC119447648 gene encoding uncharacterized protein LOC119447648, with protein MDANEDFASSDPGASGILRSRNTTAAYTACGRLLRSRPAHTPSAIAKRVRNARTTTSGRGRAPPRRLLTPTPEELSPAIQQGSRQPSATENTVPSPPSETISSVSLSAPAVQKEPPVVRFYFVSPIATGQLAASTLPATPQFPPTAPADCDENEARSDESHETSPVCSTSSASSSSGSSFYEQTTPQTTPQPSPSAVSTESSSQTDSDETTSSSHSDETASPQAPATRTGFTPTPAVGSPDNSRSAPPNAAFAIASAAETDVTAPTHQQAAVSPPATGLAREPLSTRESVSPTRHPCQTLATSSANGCAAPPANTQENTASPPAAHDSQCTPSVPSTPRRSFSPTPSRLPCLPQSATDRTAPPVNGEETHDLARAAPLVRPCPCA; from the coding sequence ATGGATGCCAACGAGGACTTCGCATCCTCCGACCCTGGCGCAAGCGGTATCCTCCGCTcccgcaacaccacagccgcctACACAGCGTGTGGAAGACTGCTTCGTTCACGTCCAGCCCACACCCCCTCGGCCATAGCGAAGAGAGTCAGGAATGCCCGAACCACCACCTCTGGCCGTGGCCGTGCACCCCCGAGAAGACTCCTCACTCCCACACCAGAGGAACTCTCACCGGCAATACAACAAGGCTCAAGACAGCCCTCTGCCACTGAAAACACCGTTCCTTCGCCACCATCGGAGACCATCTCTTCGGTTTCCCTCAGTGCCCCTGCCGTTCAGAAAGAACCCCCAGTTGTGAGATTCTATTTTGTCTCGCCTATTGCCACGGGTCAACTCGCCGCCTCGACTCTGCCCGCCACTCCACAATTTCCGCCCACGGCTCCCGCCGACTGTGACGAAAACGAGGCGCGCAGTGACGAAAGCCATGAGACCAGCCCCGTTTGCTCAACAAGTAGTGCAAGCTCTTCTTCTGGCTCTTCCTTTTATGAGCAAACGACCCCCCAAACGACCCCTCAACCGTCACCCTCAGCTGTCAGCACCGAGTCCTCATCTCAGACGGACAGTGACGAAACAACTTCGTCCAGCCACAGCGACGAAACCGCATCACCGCAAGCCCCCGCAACCCGCACCGGGTTCACCCCCACCCCTGCAGTCGGCTCGCCCGACAACAGCCGCAGCGCACCGCCCAACGCTGCTTTTGCAATTGCATCAGCCGCCGAGACTGACGTCACCGCCCCGACGCACCAGCAAGCGGCCGTATCGCCCCCCGCCACTGGCCTTGCGCGTGAACCACTCTCCACGCGAGAGAGTGTTTCCCCTACTCGCCACCCATGCCAAACTCTCGCCACGTCGTCTGCCAACGGCTGCGCCGCCCCACCTGCTAACACACAAGAGAACACCGCTTCTCCCCCGGCGGCGCATGACTCACAGTGTACACCCTCCGTGCCCTCCACCCCTCGTCGTTCCTTCTCTCCAACGCCGAGCCGTCTGCCATGTCTGCCACAGTCTGCCACCGACCGCACCGCCCCCCCTGTGAACGGCGAGGAGACCCATGACCTCGCGCGTGCCGCCCCTCTAGTCCGGCCGTGCCCGTGCGCGTGA
- the LOC125944072 gene encoding uncharacterized protein LOC125944072 yields MAVADSQYLFRLIDVGAPGRFSDGGIFKDSPIGKRLHEGKLNLPRATMLPGSEKVCPHVFVCDEAFQLRPDFMRPLPGTRTQAEEVIFNYRLSRARGCVENAIGILVSRWCIYERQINLQPENVYNVVKATCILHNFLPMPTSAAATYCPPGYADCHDVFGSVRNGTWRQGTASAAAFGLQGAKARNSTNVANSVRKVFMSYFKNEGQVSWQWDLPGVTRP; encoded by the exons ATGGCTGTGGCCGACAGCCAGTACCTGTTCCGCCTTATTGATGTGGGCGCACCTGGGAGGTTTAGTGATGGGGGAATTTTCAAAGATTCCCCCATTGGTAAACGACTGCATGAGGGCAAGCTCAATCTGCCTCGGGCAACTATGCTACCGGGGTCTGAAAAAGTTTGCCCTCATGTGTTTGTATGCGATGAAGCCTTCCAGCTGCGTCCCGACTTCATGCGGCCACTGCCGGGCACCAGGACTCAAGCTGAGGAGGTCATCTTCAATTACCGGCTCAGTCGTGCCAG AGGATGCGTAGAGAACGCCATCGGGATTCTCGTTTCTCGTTGGTGCATCTACGAGAGGCAGATAAACCTGCAGCCTGAGAATGTGTACAATGTTGTGAAGGCAACCTGCATCCTTCACAACTTTTTGCCCATGCCCACCAGCGCTGCTGCGACTTATTGCCCACCTGGATATGCAGACTGCCACGACGTGTTCGGGTCTGTCCGCAACGGCACTTGGCGACAAGGGACGGCAAGTGCTGCTGCGTTTGGCCTGCAGGGAGCAAAGGCCCGCAACTCAACAAATGTTGCAAATTCAGTGCGGAAAGTGTTTATGAGCTACTTCAAGAATGAAGGACAGGTGTCTTGGCAGTGGGACCTGCCAGGGGTCACAAGGCCGTAA